Within Sphaerodactylus townsendi isolate TG3544 linkage group LG05, MPM_Stown_v2.3, whole genome shotgun sequence, the genomic segment TAAAATAATTGGAAAAGGCAGTTTTGGCCAAGTAGCTAAAGTGTATGACCACAAGCACCACCAGCATTTGGCCTTGAAAATGGTACGCAACGAGAAGCGGTTTCATCGCCAAGCAGCAGAAGAAATTAGGATTTTGGAGCATCTCAAAAAACAGGATAAAACTGGCAGCATGAATGTTATCCACATGCTGGAGAGTTTCACCTTTCGGAATCACATATGCATGACTTTTGAGCTCCTGAGCATGAACCTGTATGAGCTGATTAAAAGAAACAAGTTTCAAGGCTTCAGCGTGTCGCTTGTGCGTAAATTTGCCCACTCTATACTGCTGTGTTTGGAGGctctttataaaaacaaaatcatACACTGTGATCTGAAGCCTGAGAATATTCTGTTAAAGCAGCAGGGACGGAGTGGAATCAAAGTGATTGATTTTGGGTCCAGCTGTTTTGAGCACCAAAGAGTCTATACTTATATCCAGTCTCGATTCTACAGAGCCCCTGAAGTCATTCTGGGAAGCCGTTATGGAATGCCCATAGACATGTGGAGCTTTGGCTGTATTCTGGTTGAACTGTTGACTGGTTACCCTCTTTTTCCCGGAGAAGATGAGGGTGACCAGCTAGCTTGCATGATGGAGCTCCTTGGAATGCCACCACAGAAGCTTCTGGATGCATCCAAACGAGCCAAAAACTTCATCAACTCAAAAGGTCATCCTCGTTATTGCACACTAACAACCCAGTCAGATGGAAAAATGACCCTGAGCGGTAGCAGATCACGTAGGGGGAAAATGCGTGGTGCTCCTGGCAACAAGGACTGGGTCACAGCACTAAAAGGCTGTGATGATGCTTTGTTTATAGAATTCTTAAAGGAATGTCTTAACTGGGATCCTTCTGCTCGAATGACTCCTACCCAAGCTTTGAGACATCCTTGGATTTGCAAACGAGTACCTAAGCCACCCAGTGTGGATAAAACATCAGGCAAACGGATTACTCATTATACAAGCTCTTTCCCAGGCATAGGTTCCAGATTACCCCCCGTTGTTGGGGTGGCCAGCAAGCTGAGAGCTAATCTAATGTCTGACTCAAATGCCAGTATACCTCTATGTACTGTGCTACCAAAATTGGTCAGCTAATAGAGAATTATTGTATTCCCAGAGTACATACCCTGTGTTTTTAATGATCTCTTTGAAACCTGTAAGATGACTAAATgtagatgtctttttaaaaagaaagaaatattgaaTTTTTATTGAACAGTAAAATCTTGTATAAAAAGATGAATCCAAACATAAGCATTTTAAGGGCTATGATTTATCAAGTTTCAGCTGGAACGTGGTGCTTGTTACATCACTTTTGATAGGTCAGCACATTTGTTTGTTCAATGAGGTTATGGGCTGTTGAACAGATGGATTTTATAGTGCCATTGTAATAAAACTCAAAAACCTCTTGTCAAAAGAGCAGTCTCACTTAGCAGatgatttattgaaaaacagtgTGAGGATATTTAAATTGTTCATTTCATTAATCCACAAATGAATATATTTTACAAATCGTACATTTTTGCTATGGAGATACCAGTGTTTAAACTCTGTGTTTAATGCACTTGGTTCTCTTTCCTGATCCCACCAGCCTAAATTTATTGAATTCACAGCTTGGCTTTAGTTTTTGAAGGTAGAAATGTCTCCAGAAAGATTTTCAGAGTAAGTTGCTTTAAGTTATAGTGAATGACGTCATCACTGCTGGGCAAGTGCAATTTTCAGTGCTCAACATTAAAACTAATGGTTTGAGGCTAGAAACACCAAGCATTTAATGTGAAAGATGACAGTGTTCTATTGTCCTTGGACAATTCACTAACATCCAGATGGGTGTTTCAAAAATTTTGTGCAGTAAACATATAATGATGTACAGCAGTGTCTGAAACCCAGAAAACTAGATTAAGTACTTGATGGTAAAGTATATGCAAGCTTGCTTTGGTGcttacaaaactttttttttttttttggttaagccTTGTAGCAATTTTACCTATACTTGAGGCATCTTATATGGGCAGGTGCATCAATTTAATCTGAGCCAAGCTTCTTCCCACGAGGAAATTCTGGCACTAATGACTTGATTTTCAAGACATCAGTCCTGGCCAaaccatgaagtctaactaaaacTTTGAATCTGTTTTCTGTGTTTGACTATTCTAGGGTGAACCACTCCCCATTGAGCAAATTCACTTTTCACTGTGATGGATGCTGCAATACTGTACTATAAACAGAAtatccctcccttttcccccaaGTCCATAAGTAACTGATGTGGCGATGGCTTTATCTGCAGCTATAACATTCACTCAAAACTGCATTTGAGTGAGTGAATTTTTTACCCAGATACTTACACACCAGTGCTGCTGCATATACTTGTGTCACTATTGCACTTTGATCCTAAGAATACTCATATTTCAGTGGCACTTGTAATATGGAGTGTTGGTAATGGCCCTTTTGACTAGGCTAGCATTGGGAGTCTTGGGTGTTTGGGCCTGAATTTTTTATGGTATGCCACAATTATTCCATACATTGGTGACCATAGAACTATATAAAAGTTCTATACAAACTGCCATGATTCAAATGAATCATTCTACCTTCTCAGTCATGTGGGCTGTAATATGGTCCCCTTATGAAATTGAATTTTTAATGTGCAAATATAACTAGTGGTAAGGTGCATCTGTGACATTTAAATTGTCATATTATAGATTCACTAAAGTGTTGAAACCTTTCAGTTGGTTTATGGTTAAAAGACCATTGCTCTGTCAGTCCTTTGCAGTGGAGACTGTGTAGAGAAGGGAACTTCTATGAAATAAAGACATCTCAAGTCCCTTGAAGAAGGTGTGTGTCCCTTGGTGATGTTTAATAGATAGGACTGTGTTCAGGAGGATTTAATTAATTCACTGGgggaaaatattttgatttaatgTTGTGTTTCCAGGGGTGATGGTAAACTAAAGGTCTCTCGGTAAACTAAAGGTCTCTCAAGTTAACCAGTGAAGAGGGATGGAACATTTTATAATGGACTGTTTCAAAAAATGAATCACAAGTTCATATAGCACCAGTCACACTGGGCAagtgaatggtggactctgaagCGAGCATGCCAAAATCAGTAGATTAACAGTTATCAGTCCCTTTTATTCTTAAGAATTTAATAATGTAAGGGAAGTGTGTACTATTGAGCTGTCATAACTTAAAACATTAACAAATATCCCAATAAAATAATTTCCAAGTAACCTGAATTTGTTTGAATATGACAAATAAACTGCATGCAATAGGCTTCACTGAATGTCTTAATCAAATATTTCAGTCAAAATATTTTTGGCTACTGGAAAAGTTATACAGTACAATATGACATGGAATCTCCTGTTTACTAAATATGCTAAATCTTGACATAAATAATCAGTTTAAAGTTTACAGTTTCAAAATTTGGGAAACCCACCTGACTTTTTAACAGGTCAACTGATAGTGATTGCAGAACCAGTCAAATTTAAGGTAAACAACTTGCTTATAGGAAGAATCTGGGTAAATTTGTTTTTTCTATGCAGTGTTCTTCAGTGACAGTTGCTGCAACTTTATGATGGTTCATCATAAAGAATTCTCAGTGATGATTATCTTCCACTTTCATTCTTCATATCCATAAACCTATAAAATCTGTATTGATTCCCAAGTCACTACATTGTGTGTTAAAATAATGGTCACTAAATCAAATATTAATTTACTGCACGATGCAGTaaataaaaacgaacccagtACATCTGATCTTGCTTTAAAAGTAGTCACAGTTTTCACTTGCAGCTGATTAGACCATGTTTCTTGTATATATTTGTGCAGTGTGGTTTAGATGCTCATTTTAAGGTCTGTACATTGTTCTTCCTATCTTTAGTACTTGACATAGCAAAATAAGCAGTAGTATATTGGTGTTAGTGCAGTCATAGCTCAGTATAACTGTCTCCTTGTTATTCTTTTGACTCTTTACAGCCTTCTTGACTCAACCTTAGACTATTACATTTTTCCAAGCCATCTACAAGCTGTCTAAAGAGAAATTCTGTGGTGGTAATAGTTGGGTATATCTGTTAATGTCTTGTATGGGTAACAGTGGGTGGCtcattttcatgttttaaatttcCAGGTGTGAAATCCAGACCCCTTGGAAAACTGGAGCAAACTCCTTAAATAAAGCCCTTATCAGACTTTATAATAGCAAGCCATATGTTTTTCTTCAGATTAATTGCTCTGTTTAAACCAGCACTGACTCTTTTAAAAGCTGAAGCCTCTCTATAGCTTCTGCCACTCTCCCCTCTGCCCTTTGATTGAAAAGCTTCATACGTGATGATCTCAGCAACATCTTCTCCCCCGAAAGGATAAGCAAAAGGCTGTTTgtgcactgggagctttgagctaaAAGATTAGAGGCAGAGATCCCCTGCATGTAATTAATAGTATTATGGAATTAAGAGTTAAATCTAGAATGATTCTGCAGTCTTTATAGTCATTTTGTAACTGAGGCATCATAGATTATCTAGGTTAGGCATTGATTTCTCTGGAGCTGCACTTCCTATTTATTGAAATGGGAAATCAGAACATGAGTTAATATTGGTTGGAGTCCTGAATATGTTTTCTGCTTGTGAAAGGTATTTGGAGTGTCTGATTTTTCTTGCCTGCTGCAACCTTCCATGCCCACTGAAATCCTGCCTGTGGGAGTAATGGTGGGTTTGCAGTTGGAAGGGGAAGCTTCTAAGCACACATACCCTGCAATTGAAAAATATAGGTAAAATCCAAACTGTTATATTTAGTTTTTAAATATTGCATCCGATACTGCATATAGATTAAATGctcactctctccctctctagTCAGATCCAAGAGAATGAAACTGGCAGAATGGGGTTTCTCTGCTACCTTACTTTGCCCACCCACCCAAAATCATACTGCTTCTTCCTCAGGAAGTGTGGAGGGCAAAGCAAGGATGAATTGTCTTTCTCTGTGTTGGTCAGATAGGTAAGTACACCTAGGTAAATGTGAAATAGTACCGTTGGCTCAAAGAGCAGTTTCAAATGGGATAATTCTTTAATGTGCACTTAACAAGTTTCGTTCTATGAGAGAATTCTCCCCCGAAAGGATTGGAAAGATTTCAATTAGCATGGTAATTTGTTTGTACCAAATTTCACTGATGTTGAATTTAAACCCTATCATAAAGAAGAAGTATTTTGCATGTTTGGAATAAGTAAATGTTCACTGTTTACAACAGGGTGTAACTTTTCAGAGAAGCATTGAGAATAGTGGTGGCAACTTAAAGAAGGGTTATGAATCCCTATGGAGTTGTCATGTTCTGAtgggatttagaaggatgtatgCTAGTTTGCAAGTTTAGAGAGCAAGAGTTCCACACCTTCTGCCTTTCAGTGTGTGTACCTTGAGAGGAGCAGTAGTGtagcaaggcaaggaggaaaacACTCCCCTTTAGCACAGTCAGGTTCAAAAACATGCCTCTCCAGTCTTGAAGTATTTCACATTCTGACAGTATGAAGGCTCCTGGTGAGTTCATAATTCAACTTCtgcttcctgtcacatgactgaTGCATTGTGTGTCCTGAACCCTGGGGTTAAAAGTGGGCCCTGGTTATAGAAAAGTTGAACAGTTTTTAAATTTCTAAAGAGATTTATTGGGAAAAGCACTGATTAAAAGGACAGGTAATATCCCTTGTTTACTTTAACTCTATCTCATGTAATTCAGGATTTTCAATATGTTGCCAGTgttaaaaatagattaaaaactcAAATATTTGCTAgttttgtgtttttaacattATGATCAGGTTTATTAACATGAACAAAGTATTGTAAATAAGGAATAGTGTGATGAAATAATCTTTGTGAAAGAGCTCTTTGGAATTGccagtttttacattttaaagttgaGATTTTAAAATGGGTAGTTTCTATAGCATGAGATGGCATACTTATAAATGaacacatttaaaatgaattaatGTGTTCTTGTTTCATTTAATCAAAATTTAATTAAGCTATTACCTACATTCATTTCTCTTAACAGCTGGTTTAGAAGAGATGCTTCTAACATTGAACTAATTACGGATTAagtatttaattatatttaaacaagtTTTCATTCATTCGCTTTCTATACAGTTAAGTGTTTATGCAGGGGACTGCAGATTTTAAATCTGCAAGTCACTCAATTTGTTATTCAATCAGGTGATTACTCATTGTTTATAGCCAGACTGTGACTAgaaacaagctttaaaaaaaccaaaactgaaCAAAGGTAATCCTAAAAGTATGCAGGCAATATCTGATGAACTCTGaaaaatgtgtatgtatgtgcgcATATGTCTACGTACAGAAGTGGGAACACAATACATATTTGCCCCTATCATTCATTAGCCAAAGCAGAATATATTATGAATAAAACAACGTCTACAATTTTGCATGATTTGGCTTGATACTGAGTTCTGTTATATTTGGTGTAGGATACTAGTTACCTTGGTGGATAACTTTCATTTAGTAATTTAATAAAATGTCTACCATAGAACACAAGACAGTATACTTAAGTTTCTCTTTGGATCCTGAGAAAGGCCACTgttgcttagcttcagcaaggttGCTGGACTACTAGTTTTAAAACCACATCTTGAACCCAGGTACATTGAGCAGAATATACATAGACCAGTTGATAACCAAGAGCTTGGATCCAAAGAGCTGTATGGGAGAATTCTGTATATGTAGTAAGGTTTTTGAGGTGTATTCCACTCTCTGCAGTTCCACTATGCTTCTCAATATGTGGCCCTAAAAATGATTTTGATTACATGTAAGTCTGTTGAAGCTAATAGGTCTTGCAAGTGTTGCTCTTGAGTATAGTAAACTAAATTGATGGTTGTAGGTAAAGTTTCATATTGATGCGTTGATGGATTGCATTGCTTGAATCTTGATTGCTTGGTGGATTGCATTGCTTGAATTGATGTTTTGAACTCTTAATTCTGATCTTCCAGTTTCATGGATTGAGATGTTCATTGTGCTGAACTCCTTGGTAATTTCTGTGCCAGCCCCCAATCgccccactcctacatctccTGTCAGTGGTCCTACGTATATCTTCTCTTCGCAAGTTGCCTTCCTTGGTGTGTGCTGCACATAGCTGAGATTTTAGCCTGTTGCTGAACGTGAGCTCCAGTCTTGAGTGCTTATGGAATTGGACATCCTAGAATTCTGTCATAGCATTCCCCAGTTGTCACTGTTCAGTTTTAGCCTGCAGGAGCTGTGTGCTAAGCAATCCTGAGTGCTTTTTAAATCTTTGATGGAAAGGAAAATCTAGCATGAGTCACTTAAGATGGATTTTCTTTGAATCAAAGTATGCGCTTCTGTACAGTAGGTTACCCATTTAGATGCTCATATCATAAGGAGATGAAGttacttactgtaaaaaaaagatccCAGCTGTGAAATATAAAGTGATATGTATTTTCACATATGCTGAGTTGATCTTCCTGAAGTCAGTCGCTTTCTCTGGATGGCCAGTATAACCTTTCAAAGAAATAAGCATATATAGTTTGGGGTTGTTTTAATGCCCTTGACTGGATAATGAAATGCACTACTGAGTAAAAATGTCTGTTGACAGACAAAAGAGGATTCCTCCCCCCTCGCCGTTTTAAGAACAGTAACTTTAGGTTTGTAGTTAAGCTAGGGTTA encodes:
- the DYRK3 gene encoding dual specificity tyrosine-phosphorylation-regulated kinase 3 isoform X2, whose protein sequence is MMLLSRKPEGPLAAARFGDGLYDSYMRIDQMRYSDPTNEDCSPSGLPSLGRSNVTANKGTMKDYPLTGSQVKVEQLFEDSGNRRSSTLQSSGINGSERSFPTPAKEKSLDNISTTKTSGSSSKAQKTGGQSADQALKQHKQQLTAYEQQEIFNFSEIYFVGPNAKKRQGVIGGPNNGGYDDEQGSYIHVPHDHLAYRYEVLKIIGKGSFGQVAKVYDHKHHQHLALKMVRNEKRFHRQAAEEIRILEHLKKQDKTGSMNVIHMLESFTFRNHICMTFELLSMNLYELIKRNKFQGFSVSLVRKFAHSILLCLEALYKNKIIHCDLKPENILLKQQGRSGIKVIDFGSSCFEHQRVYTYIQSRFYRAPEVILGSRYGMPIDMWSFGCILVELLTGYPLFPGEDEGDQLACMMELLGMPPQKLLDASKRAKNFINSKGHPRYCTLTTQSDGKMTLSGSRSRRGKMRGAPGNKDWVTALKGCDDALFIEFLKECLNWDPSARMTPTQALRHPWICKRVPKPPSVDKTSGKRITHYTSSFPGIGSRLPPVVGVASKLRANLMSDSNASIPLCTVLPKLVS
- the DYRK3 gene encoding dual specificity tyrosine-phosphorylation-regulated kinase 3 isoform X1 is translated as MGRTARGLLPRRHDAAEQEAGGSSRCRFGDGLYDSYMRIDQMRYSDPTNEDCSPSGLPSLGRSNVTANKGTMKDYPLTGSQVKVEQLFEDSGNRRSSTLQSSGINGSERSFPTPAKEKSLDNISTTKTSGSSSKAQKTGGQSADQALKQHKQQLTAYEQQEIFNFSEIYFVGPNAKKRQGVIGGPNNGGYDDEQGSYIHVPHDHLAYRYEVLKIIGKGSFGQVAKVYDHKHHQHLALKMVRNEKRFHRQAAEEIRILEHLKKQDKTGSMNVIHMLESFTFRNHICMTFELLSMNLYELIKRNKFQGFSVSLVRKFAHSILLCLEALYKNKIIHCDLKPENILLKQQGRSGIKVIDFGSSCFEHQRVYTYIQSRFYRAPEVILGSRYGMPIDMWSFGCILVELLTGYPLFPGEDEGDQLACMMELLGMPPQKLLDASKRAKNFINSKGHPRYCTLTTQSDGKMTLSGSRSRRGKMRGAPGNKDWVTALKGCDDALFIEFLKECLNWDPSARMTPTQALRHPWICKRVPKPPSVDKTSGKRITHYTSSFPGIGSRLPPVVGVASKLRANLMSDSNASIPLCTVLPKLVS
- the DYRK3 gene encoding dual specificity tyrosine-phosphorylation-regulated kinase 3 isoform X3 encodes the protein MRKVTANKGTMKDYPLTGSQVKVEQLFEDSGNRRSSTLQSSGINGSERSFPTPAKEKSLDNISTTKTSGSSSKAQKTGGQSADQALKQHKQQLTAYEQQEIFNFSEIYFVGPNAKKRQGVIGGPNNGGYDDEQGSYIHVPHDHLAYRYEVLKIIGKGSFGQVAKVYDHKHHQHLALKMVRNEKRFHRQAAEEIRILEHLKKQDKTGSMNVIHMLESFTFRNHICMTFELLSMNLYELIKRNKFQGFSVSLVRKFAHSILLCLEALYKNKIIHCDLKPENILLKQQGRSGIKVIDFGSSCFEHQRVYTYIQSRFYRAPEVILGSRYGMPIDMWSFGCILVELLTGYPLFPGEDEGDQLACMMELLGMPPQKLLDASKRAKNFINSKGHPRYCTLTTQSDGKMTLSGSRSRRGKMRGAPGNKDWVTALKGCDDALFIEFLKECLNWDPSARMTPTQALRHPWICKRVPKPPSVDKTSGKRITHYTSSFPGIGSRLPPVVGVASKLRANLMSDSNASIPLCTVLPKLVS
- the DYRK3 gene encoding dual specificity tyrosine-phosphorylation-regulated kinase 3 isoform X4, producing the protein MKDYPLTGSQVKVEQLFEDSGNRRSSTLQSSGINGSERSFPTPAKEKSLDNISTTKTSGSSSKAQKTGGQSADQALKQHKQQLTAYEQQEIFNFSEIYFVGPNAKKRQGVIGGPNNGGYDDEQGSYIHVPHDHLAYRYEVLKIIGKGSFGQVAKVYDHKHHQHLALKMVRNEKRFHRQAAEEIRILEHLKKQDKTGSMNVIHMLESFTFRNHICMTFELLSMNLYELIKRNKFQGFSVSLVRKFAHSILLCLEALYKNKIIHCDLKPENILLKQQGRSGIKVIDFGSSCFEHQRVYTYIQSRFYRAPEVILGSRYGMPIDMWSFGCILVELLTGYPLFPGEDEGDQLACMMELLGMPPQKLLDASKRAKNFINSKGHPRYCTLTTQSDGKMTLSGSRSRRGKMRGAPGNKDWVTALKGCDDALFIEFLKECLNWDPSARMTPTQALRHPWICKRVPKPPSVDKTSGKRITHYTSSFPGIGSRLPPVVGVASKLRANLMSDSNASIPLCTVLPKLVS